Proteins encoded in a region of the uncultured Paludibaculum sp. genome:
- a CDS encoding carboxypeptidase-like regulatory domain-containing protein produces the protein MRGRLLFTSVALVAAQHATSGCMFYSGTPVDHLKRANHVFVGRVLHAEGSLTLPGPVTFLVEEAFKGIDKGATITAGAGEPRCGGISFRESERYLLFLGPASAGQLPDASRLSGTIGIDEAPAVLRWLRGRNHPSWKVQILGVALGVDDVSFKRNARPLKGAKITIAGHGKRVTATSDSEGIYQIGGLPPGEYQFSGSYPGLDVVPGRVLIGECCVFRDISAWVDGHVGGTVRDAEGHPLADIRVELITAQTTGSPSPFRNSQTNSQGEFLFRGIPPGQYLLGVSVLNGPTNRQPYPRTTRPVTLSPRQELIGLDLRTPAPLAPRDIVVKVLAPDGRGAPDAAVYIQTVPGYTPSESVRTNGHGEARITWIQGAAFKCYAETRTATGPTTSSDWQETAAGDQPVQLTLQMELRKYQ, from the coding sequence ATGAGAGGCCGTTTACTGTTCACATCGGTGGCACTCGTGGCGGCACAGCACGCAACTTCAGGCTGCATGTTCTACTCCGGCACTCCGGTGGATCATCTGAAACGTGCGAACCATGTCTTCGTGGGCCGGGTACTCCACGCGGAGGGCTCTCTCACCCTCCCGGGGCCGGTAACGTTTCTGGTGGAAGAAGCCTTCAAAGGCATCGACAAGGGCGCGACCATCACCGCGGGAGCCGGAGAACCACGCTGCGGAGGCATCTCCTTTCGCGAATCTGAGCGATATCTGCTCTTTCTGGGCCCCGCCTCGGCCGGCCAGTTGCCAGACGCATCCCGTCTCTCCGGCACAATCGGCATCGACGAGGCGCCCGCGGTGCTCCGCTGGCTCCGGGGCCGGAATCATCCGTCCTGGAAAGTCCAGATCCTTGGTGTGGCTTTGGGCGTGGACGACGTCTCTTTCAAGCGCAACGCGCGGCCTCTCAAAGGAGCCAAAATCACCATCGCCGGCCATGGTAAACGCGTCACGGCGACCAGCGATAGCGAGGGCATCTATCAGATCGGCGGCCTCCCACCAGGGGAGTACCAGTTCAGCGGCTCCTACCCGGGGCTCGATGTCGTGCCTGGCCGCGTTCTGATCGGCGAATGCTGCGTCTTTCGAGACATCAGCGCCTGGGTCGACGGTCATGTCGGCGGAACGGTCCGGGACGCCGAAGGGCATCCGCTGGCGGATATCCGCGTCGAACTCATAACAGCTCAAACTACGGGCTCGCCGAGCCCTTTCAGAAATTCCCAGACGAATAGCCAAGGTGAGTTCCTATTCCGCGGAATTCCACCGGGCCAATACCTTCTCGGCGTAAGCGTTCTGAACGGTCCGACCAACCGCCAACCCTATCCCAGGACGACGCGGCCCGTCACCCTGTCTCCCCGGCAGGAGTTGATCGGACTCGACTTGAGAACGCCGGCTCCGCTGGCACCAAGGGATATAGTCGTCAAGGTTCTGGCGCCGGATGGCCGCGGCGCACCCGATGCCGCAGTGTACATCCAGACTGTGCCTGGCTACACACCATCGGAATCAGTTCGAACCAACGGCCATGGCGAAGCCCGCATCACCTGGATTCAGGGCGCCGCGTTCAAATGTTATGCCGAGACGCGAACTGCAACTGGCCCAACGACGAGTTCCGACTGGCAGGAAACGGCTGCGGGCGACCAACCGGTGCAGCTCACTCTGCAGATGGAACTCCGAAAGTACCAGTAA
- a CDS encoding mannonate dehydratase, which produces MSEMTRRELALAGAAAGLVATAAQAKPLAPLTPGIKISMQVGETVSDEDLAWIRQMGIDYLNVQTGKGQATLDNFLAIKKRAEAAGLQVWNISNNDNRNIEEVTLNLPGRDAKIAWLKQYIRDTGKAGIGYITYAHMANGIWSSAPEKTRGGGTARAFRLETAKGTWNGKTYEGALTHGRKYSKEELWDNYTSFIREIAPVAEEAGVRIGIHPDDPPVPELGGIPRHIFGTYDGYVKALEIANSPAIGVCLCCGTWMEGGQGMGKDVFEAARGFAKMGKLWKVHFRNVTAPQPYFVETYIDGGYTDMYKLMRTLVEVDFRGNLIADHVPAMSGARQSGWAYSMGYIRALYQAALEEKKKG; this is translated from the coding sequence ATGAGCGAAATGACACGACGGGAACTGGCTCTGGCTGGGGCGGCTGCCGGTTTGGTGGCTACGGCCGCGCAGGCGAAGCCGCTGGCTCCGCTAACGCCGGGCATCAAGATCTCGATGCAGGTGGGCGAGACCGTCAGCGACGAGGACTTGGCCTGGATCCGGCAGATGGGCATCGATTATCTGAACGTGCAGACGGGCAAGGGCCAGGCGACGCTCGACAACTTCCTGGCGATCAAGAAGCGTGCGGAAGCGGCCGGTCTGCAGGTTTGGAACATCTCGAACAACGACAACCGCAACATCGAGGAGGTCACGCTGAACCTGCCGGGCCGCGACGCGAAGATCGCGTGGCTGAAGCAGTATATCCGCGATACCGGCAAGGCGGGCATTGGCTACATCACCTATGCGCATATGGCGAACGGGATCTGGTCGAGCGCTCCAGAGAAGACACGTGGCGGCGGCACGGCGCGCGCGTTCCGCCTGGAGACGGCCAAAGGCACGTGGAACGGCAAGACCTATGAGGGGGCGTTGACGCACGGGCGGAAGTACTCGAAAGAGGAGTTATGGGACAACTACACGTCCTTCATCCGCGAGATCGCTCCGGTGGCGGAGGAGGCCGGCGTGCGGATCGGCATTCACCCCGACGACCCGCCGGTGCCGGAATTGGGTGGAATTCCGCGCCATATTTTCGGCACTTATGATGGGTACGTGAAGGCGCTGGAAATTGCCAATTCTCCGGCTATCGGTGTGTGCCTGTGCTGCGGCACCTGGATGGAAGGTGGCCAGGGCATGGGCAAGGACGTTTTCGAGGCGGCGCGCGGATTCGCGAAGATGGGGAAGCTGTGGAAGGTCCACTTCCGGAATGTGACTGCTCCACAGCCGTATTTCGTGGAGACGTACATCGACGGCGGGTACACGGATATGTACAAGCTCATGCGGACGCTGGTGGAGGTCGACTTCCGAGGGAATCTGATTGCCGATCACGTGCCGGCCATGAGCGGGGCGCGGCAGTCGGGTTGGGCGTACAGCATGGGGTATATCCGGGCGCTGTACCAGGCGGCGCTGGAGGAGAAGAAGAAGGGATAG